The window CCGTTCCGTGGAGGGGATGATCCTCCTCGGCAACGACGAGGACTGCATGGCCACGCGGGCCGCGTACCTGCTGGATCTCCGGGGACCGGCCATCAACGTCCACACGGCCTGTTCGAGTTCGCTCGTGGCGCTCCACCTCGCCTGCCAGAGCCTGCGCGCGGGCGAGTCCGATCTGGCCCTGGCCGGAGGCGTCCGCATCAACGTCCCCCAGCGCAGGGGGTACGTGTTCGCGCCGGATGGCATCTCTTCCCCCGATGGGCACTGCCGGGCCTTCGATGAGAAGGCGGAGGGCACCGTCAGTGGCTCGGGGGGAGGCGTCGTGGTGCTCAAGCGCCTGGCGGACGCGCTGGAGGACGGAGACTTCATCCACGCGGTCATCCTCGATTCGGCCATCAACAACGATGGGGCCTCGAAGGTGGGCTTCACGGCCCCCAGCGTGGACGGCCAGGTGGCGGCCATCTCCGAGGCCATCTCCATGGCCAACGTGGAGCCTGGGACGATCCAGTACATCGAGGCCCACGGGACCGGCACCGCGCTCGGAGATCCCATCGAGCTGGCCGCCCTCAACCAGGTGTTCCAGGGGCTGCCCCCCAAGTCGTGTGCCATTGGCTCCGTGAAGACCAACATCGGCCACATGGACGCGGCGGCGGGGGTCGCGGGCCTCATCAAGACGGCGCTGGCGCTTCAGCACCGCCAGATCCCGGCCAGCCTGCATTTCACCCGGCCCAACCCGAAGATCGACTTCGAGGGCGGCCCCTTCTACGTCAACCAGACCCTCCAGGCGTGGCGCGAGGGAGAGGCACCCCGGCGTGCCGGGGTCAGCTCCTTCGGCATCGGGGGCACCAATGCCCATGCCGTGCTGGAGGAGGCGCCTCTGCCCGAGGAGGCCGTTCCCGGCCGGTCCTCTCAACTGCTCGTCCTGTCCGCCCGGAGCAAGCGGGCGCTGGAGGAGGCCACCTCGAACCTGGCGGCGCACCTAGAGGCGCATCCCGGCGTGAACCTGGCGGATCTGGCCTACACCCTTCAGGTGGGCCGGAAGCGCTTCGAATGCCGGCGGGTGCTGGTCTGCCGGACCGCCGGGGAGGCACAGCAGGCACTGGCCGCGCGTGATCCGCAGCGGCTCCTCACGCAGACCCAGGAACTCTCCACCCGCCCGGTGGCCTTCCTCTTCCCCGGCCAGGGCGCGCAGTCCGTGGACATGGGGCGGGGGCTCTACGAGTCAGAGCCTGTGTTCCGCAAGCACGTGGATGATTGCTGTGAGCGGCTCGGGCCCAAGCTCGGCTTTGATCTGCGGGAGGTGCTGTACCCGTCCGAGGCGCGGCGGGAGGAGGCCAGCCAGAAGCTGCTGCAGACCTTTGTCACCCAGCCCGCGCTCTTCGTCATCGAATACGCGCTGGCCCGGCTGTGGATGTCGCTGGGCGTCAAGCCCGAGGCCATGATTGGCCACAGCCTCGGAGAGTACGTCGTGGCCTGCCTGGCAGGGGTGTTCTCGCTCGAGGATGCGCTGGACCTGGTGGCCTTCCGCGGACAGCTCCTGCAGAAGCTGCCCAGTGGGGCGATGGTCTCCATCCACCTGTCCGAGAAGGACGTGCAGGAGTTCCTGGGACCCAAGGTCTCGCTCGCCGCGGTCAATGCCCCCTCGCTCTGTGTGCTCGCGGGGCCCACGGACGCGATGGAGGCGCTGGAGGCGGAGCTCGTCCGCCGGAAGGTGGGGCACCGCCGGCTGCATACCTCGCATGCCTTTCACTCGGCGATGATGGACCCCATCCTCCCGGCCTTCGCCGAGCGGATGCAGCGGATCAAGCTTTCGCAGCCCCGCATCCCGTACGTCTCCACCTTGACGGGGACCTGGATCACGGCGGCGGCGGCTACAAATCCGCGTTACTGGGTGGATCACCTGCGGCAGCCCGTGCGCTTTGGCGACGGCGTGGACACGCTGCTCGCGGAGCCCCAGCGGGTCTTCGTGGAGGTGGGCCCTGGACATGGGCTGAGCACCTTGCTCCGGAACCGGGCCGGTTCCGAGGCTGCGCGGACCGCCGTCTCCTCCCTGCACCGCTTCCCGGAAGCGCAGGAGGATCGTCCCTTCTTCCTGGCCGCGGTGGGACAGCTGTGGCTCGCGGGCGCGGAGATCCAATGGCCGAAGCTGCACGCGGACGAACGGCGGAGGCGCATTCCCCTGCCGGCCTATCCCTTCCAGCGCGAGCGGTACTGGGTCGAGCCGCCGCCGAAGGCGGAGCAGGAGCGCGCCGCGCCCGGTGAGCGGCGGAAGCAGGCCGATCTCGCGGAGTGGTTCTCTGTGCCGGACTGGAAGCGCCGGGCCCTGCCGGCCGCGGCGATGCGCAAGGTCCCGCCTGGCTCCCGCTGGCTGGTGTTTCTGGACGCTCTGGGCATTGGCGAGCGGCTGGTGCGGAAGCTGGAGGCCGCGGGCGCGGAGGTCACCTGCGTCACCCCCGGCGCGGAGTTCACGCGGAGGGACGAGCGGCGGTTCGAGCTGGCACCGGGACAGCAGGCCCATTACCGGCGGCTGGGGGAGGAACTCCAGCGCACGGGCACGCTGCCCGAGCATGCCGTCCACTTGTGGGGGCTCACCCCGGAGCGGGGCGGAGCGGCCGATGGGACCGTGGTGCGAAGCCAGCAGGAGCTTGGCTTTTACAGCGTGCTCTTCCTGACGCAGGCGCTCGCGGAGCTCCTGGGGAAACAGACGCTGCAGCTCGACGTGGTGTCGCACGGCACTCAGGACGTCACCGGCGAGGAGCCCCTGGCTCCCGGAAAAGCCATGGTGCTGGGGCTCTGCACGGTGATTCCGCAGGAGCACCCGGGGATGCGCTGCCGGACGCTCGATGTCGACCTGCCCGAGACGGGGGACGAGGAGCGGCTGAGCGCGCAGCTCTTCCAGGAGGTGAGCGCGGAGGGGCGTGACCGCGCGGTGGCGTACCGCGGGCGCCGGCGCTGGGTGGAAGGGTACGCGCCGGTGCGGCTCGAAAGCCCGGCCGAGGGCTCTGGGCTTCTGCGCGAGCGCGGCATCTACCTGCTCACGGGAGGACTGGGACGGGTGGGACTCGCGCTGGCCGAGCACCTCGCGGCGGCGGTCCATGCCCGGCTGGTGCTCGCCGGGAGATCTCCCTTCCCGGACCGGGGGGAGTGGGAGGCGTGGCTTCAGGGCCATCCGGAGGAGGACGACACCTCCCGGAAGATCCGGCGGCTGTTGGCCCTGGAGCAGCAGGGAGCGGAGGTGTTGACCGTCCGCGCGGACTTCTCGCGGCCCGCGGAGGTGGAGGCATTGCTGGCGAAGGTGCAGGCGCGCTTTGGTGGGCTGCACGGTGTGGTGCATGGCGCGGCCACCACCGGCACCGAGGTGTACCTTCCGATCCGCGAGGCGGACACGCAGGCGTGCGAGCGTCAGTTCAACTCCAAGGTGCACGGGTTGCGGGTCCTGCGGGATGCGCTGCGGGGGCGGAAGCTCGACTTCGTCTTGCTGCAGTCCTCGGTGGCCTCGATCCTGGGCGGCCTTGGCTTCGCGGCCTACGCCGCGGCGAACCGCTTCCTGGACTCCCTGGCGGCCCTGGAGGCCCGCGAGGGCTCCTCCCGCTGGATCAGCGTGAACTGGGACGGCTGGGACTTCGGGAGCACGGGGCCCGGACGGGCGCCGGGGGCTGGACAGCAGGGGGTCTTGCCCATGACCGCCGCGGAGGGCGTTGCGGCGTTCCAGCGCATCCTGGGCGGGGATGAGGCGTCGAACTGGGTGGTCTCGGCGGAGGCGCTCGAAGCCCGGTTGGCGGCGGCGGACCTGCGGAAGGGGGCGTCTCCGCAAGTCCCGGAGAAGCCCGTGGAGTCCGCGGCCACGCACCAGCGGCCGGACCTGCCCACGGAGTACGTGGCCCCCCGCGATGAACTCGAAGCCGAGATCGCGGGAATCTGGACGGAGCTGTTGGGAGTCCAGCAGGTGGGCATTCACGACTCCTTCTTCCAGCTTGGAGGCCACTCCCTGCTCGGGATGCAGCTCCTGTCGCGGATTCGTGAACAGCTCCAGGGGGACATTCCCCTGCGGGAGCTGTTCGAGACCCCCACGGTCGCTGGACTCGCGGTGCGTATCGTCCAGCAGCGGGCCCTCAGCGTGGATGATGACGCGCTGCGCTTGCTGCTGGCGGAGATCGAGCAGGCCAGCTAGCCGCGGCCGCTCCTGTCAAACAAGACTTACGGAATCTGGAGAGATGGGATCATGAGTGATCTGTCCAAGCGCATCGCGGACCTTCCGCCGGAGAAGAGGCAGCTGCTTTTGCGCCGCCTGGCGGAGCAGGAGAAGAAAGCTCCGGCCCCGGTGCCGGTGGCCGAGGCGTGGCCCGTGCGGGATGCCTCTCAGCCCGCCCCGCTGTCCTTCTCGCAGCAGCGGCTGTGGTTCCTGGAGCAGCTGCAGCCAGGGAACGCTCTGTACAACCTCCTGATGGTCATTCGCCTGGAGGGGGCGCTCGACGCCGCCGTCCTGGAGAAGAGCTTCAACGCGCTCCTTCAGCGCCATGAAGCGCTGAGGACGGTGTTCGTCGAGCGCGATGGGCAACCGCTTCAGGTCATCTCCCCGCCAGTGGCCCTTCGCCTGCCGGTGGAGGAGCTAGGCTCCATTCCAGCGGCGGACCAGGAGCAGGAGATCCGGCGGCTGGCGAATGAGGAGGTGCGCCGGCCCTTCGACCTGACGCAGGGGCCTCTGCTCCGGATGCGGCTGCTGAAGCTGGATGCGCAGGCGCATGTGCTGGTGCTGACGGTGCATCACATCGTCTTCGACGGGTGGTCCCAGGCGGTCCTGCTTCGCGAGCTGGAAGCTTTCTACGAGGCCTTCCTGACGGGCCAGGTGCCCTCGCTGCCTGCGCTGCCGGTTCAGTACGCGGATTACGCGCTGTGGCAGCGGCGGTGGCTGCGGGGAGCGGTGCTGGACCAGCAGCTCGCGTATTGGAAGGAGAAGCTGCGCGGTCCTCCTCCGATGACCGAGCTGCGAGGGGATCGTCCTCGTCCGGCGCTGCGAACCACGCGGGGAGCGCGTCTCTTCGTCGAGTTGCCGCGTCCGCTGAGCGAGGCGCTCGCGGCGCTGAGCCGCCAGGAGGGCGCCACGCTGTTCATGACGCTGATGGCGGCGTTGAAGACGCTGCTGTTCCGCTACACCCAGCAGACGGACATCACCACGGGCTATGTCACCGCGGGCCGTGGCCGGCGTGAGGTGGAAGGCCTCATTGGGTTCTTCGTCAATACGCTGGCGCTGCGCGTGGACCTGTCGGGCGCGCCCAGCTTCCGGACCGTGCTGGCCCGGACGCGTGTGGCCAGCATGGAGGCCTTCGAGCACCAGGAAGTTCCGTTCGAGCAACTGGTGGACGCGTTGCAACTGGAGCGGGATCTGAGCCGGTCTCCGCTCTTCCAGGTGATGCTCGTTCACCAGCCGCTGTCGAAGGCGCGGCTTGAGCTGCCGGGGCTCTCGCTGAAGAGCCTGGACATTCAGCCCGAGACGGCCAAGTTCGATCTCACGCTGTTGCTGCACGATACGGAGCGCGGAACGCTGGCAGGCTCCTGGGAGTACAACACGGACCTGTTCGAGGCGGACACCATCGCCCGGCT of the Stigmatella erecta genome contains:
- a CDS encoding type I polyketide synthase: MSEEAAVSAGQGIAIIGMAGRFPGARSVEEFWRNLCQGVEARSVLSGEELEASGVERSVWTRPDYVRAAFLMEGVELFDASLFGLNPREAEVMDPQHRLLCECAWEALERAGYGASQYRGNVGIFAGSGTNEYLRNNLAVRPDLFRSVEGMILLGNDEDCMATRAAYLLDLRGPAINVHTACSSSLVALHLACQSLRAGESDLALAGGVRINVPQRRGYVFAPDGISSPDGHCRAFDEKAEGTVSGSGGGVVVLKRLADALEDGDFIHAVILDSAINNDGASKVGFTAPSVDGQVAAISEAISMANVEPGTIQYIEAHGTGTALGDPIELAALNQVFQGLPPKSCAIGSVKTNIGHMDAAAGVAGLIKTALALQHRQIPASLHFTRPNPKIDFEGGPFYVNQTLQAWREGEAPRRAGVSSFGIGGTNAHAVLEEAPLPEEAVPGRSSQLLVLSARSKRALEEATSNLAAHLEAHPGVNLADLAYTLQVGRKRFECRRVLVCRTAGEAQQALAARDPQRLLTQTQELSTRPVAFLFPGQGAQSVDMGRGLYESEPVFRKHVDDCCERLGPKLGFDLREVLYPSEARREEASQKLLQTFVTQPALFVIEYALARLWMSLGVKPEAMIGHSLGEYVVACLAGVFSLEDALDLVAFRGQLLQKLPSGAMVSIHLSEKDVQEFLGPKVSLAAVNAPSLCVLAGPTDAMEALEAELVRRKVGHRRLHTSHAFHSAMMDPILPAFAERMQRIKLSQPRIPYVSTLTGTWITAAAATNPRYWVDHLRQPVRFGDGVDTLLAEPQRVFVEVGPGHGLSTLLRNRAGSEAARTAVSSLHRFPEAQEDRPFFLAAVGQLWLAGAEIQWPKLHADERRRRIPLPAYPFQRERYWVEPPPKAEQERAAPGERRKQADLAEWFSVPDWKRRALPAAAMRKVPPGSRWLVFLDALGIGERLVRKLEAAGAEVTCVTPGAEFTRRDERRFELAPGQQAHYRRLGEELQRTGTLPEHAVHLWGLTPERGGAADGTVVRSQQELGFYSVLFLTQALAELLGKQTLQLDVVSHGTQDVTGEEPLAPGKAMVLGLCTVIPQEHPGMRCRTLDVDLPETGDEERLSAQLFQEVSAEGRDRAVAYRGRRRWVEGYAPVRLESPAEGSGLLRERGIYLLTGGLGRVGLALAEHLAAAVHARLVLAGRSPFPDRGEWEAWLQGHPEEDDTSRKIRRLLALEQQGAEVLTVRADFSRPAEVEALLAKVQARFGGLHGVVHGAATTGTEVYLPIREADTQACERQFNSKVHGLRVLRDALRGRKLDFVLLQSSVASILGGLGFAAYAAANRFLDSLAALEAREGSSRWISVNWDGWDFGSTGPGRAPGAGQQGVLPMTAAEGVAAFQRILGGDEASNWVVSAEALEARLAAADLRKGASPQVPEKPVESAATHQRPDLPTEYVAPRDELEAEIAGIWTELLGVQQVGIHDSFFQLGGHSLLGMQLLSRIREQLQGDIPLRELFETPTVAGLAVRIVQQRALSVDDDALRLLLAEIEQAS
- a CDS encoding condensation domain-containing protein, giving the protein MSDLSKRIADLPPEKRQLLLRRLAEQEKKAPAPVPVAEAWPVRDASQPAPLSFSQQRLWFLEQLQPGNALYNLLMVIRLEGALDAAVLEKSFNALLQRHEALRTVFVERDGQPLQVISPPVALRLPVEELGSIPAADQEQEIRRLANEEVRRPFDLTQGPLLRMRLLKLDAQAHVLVLTVHHIVFDGWSQAVLLRELEAFYEAFLTGQVPSLPALPVQYADYALWQRRWLRGAVLDQQLAYWKEKLRGPPPMTELRGDRPRPALRTTRGARLFVELPRPLSEALAALSRQEGATLFMTLMAALKTLLFRYTQQTDITTGYVTAGRGRREVEGLIGFFVNTLALRVDLSGAPSFRTVLARTRVASMEAFEHQEVPFEQLVDALQLERDLSRSPLFQVMLVHQPLSKARLELPGLSLKSLDIQPETAKFDLTLLLHDTERGTLAGSWEYNTDLFEADTIARLAKHYEQLLQSIVAHPDQRITELALMTEEERQQVLEGWNQTGAEYPREQCVHQWFEAQAARTPEAVAVRSGSEQVTYGELNRRANQLAQLLVKKGVGPEKLVGLCTERTVE